The following coding sequences lie in one Epinephelus moara isolate mb chromosome 17, YSFRI_EMoa_1.0, whole genome shotgun sequence genomic window:
- the LOC126403830 gene encoding gastrula zinc finger protein XlCGF8.2DB-like: METETDGEDCGGAEPARNSDPDTHLQPETDDKTGEFSEPETDDSNYDWKETREPQSGLNALKNDEDPVSDWRCSAGEKSFSCSECGKRLSSGQHLKRHMMTHTGERPFSCPVCKKSFTHRGNLQTHMRTHTGEKPFSCPVCKKSFIESGYLQKHMIIHTGEQPFSCSECGKRFLRKQTLVHHMRTHTGEKPFRCPECGKRFSLRQHLKRHMMTHTGEKPFSCSVCEKPFTERGNLQKHMRTHSAAKPFSCPVCKKSFTESGNLQTHMIIHTGEKLFSCNVCEQRFSWPTQFRNHQCVGCQSSQPHHSQTEENREAEPPASSSAQQMETDSDGEDCGGAEPATNSDPDTHLQPETDDKTGESSETDD; encoded by the coding sequence atggaaacagaaactgatggagaggactgtggaggagcagaaccagccaggaactcagatccagatacacatttacaacctgagactgatgacaaGACTGGAGAGTTTTCTgaacctgagactgatgacagtAATTATGACTGGAaggagaccagagaacctcagtcaggtttaaacGCTTTGAAAAATGATGAAGACCCTGTCAGTGATTGGAGGTGTAGTGCTGGTGAGAAATCattcagctgctctgagtgtgggaaaagattgaGCTCAGGGCAACATCTGAAGAGACACATGAtgactcatacaggagagagaCCGTTCAGCTGCCCAGTTTGTAAGAAATCTTTTACACATCGTGGAAATTTACAGacacacatgagaactcatacaggagagaaacctttCAGCTGCCCCGTTTGTAAGAAATCGTTTATAGAGAGTGGGTATTTACAGAAACATATGATAATCCACACAGGAGAGCAACCtttcagctgctctgagtgtgggaaaagattccTTCGCAAGCAAACCTTAGTTCATCACATGAGaacccacacaggagagaaacctttCAGGTGccctgagtgtgggaaaagattcagCCTAAGGCAACATCTGAAGAGACACATGAtgactcatacaggagagaaaccgttcAGCTGCTCAGTTTGTGAAAAACCTTTTACAGAGCGTGGGAATTTACagaaacacatgagaactcattCAGCAGCGAAACCTTTCAGCTGCCCAGTTTGTAAGAAATCTTTTACAGAGAGTGGAAACTTACAGACACACATGATaatccacacaggagagaaactttTCAGCTGCAATGTTTGCGAGCAAAGATTCTCTTGGCCTACACAGTTCAGAAACCATCAGTGTGTTGGGTGTCAGTCCTCACAGCCTCATCACAGTCAAACTGAGgagaacagagaggcagagcctccagccagcagctcagctcaacagatggaaacagactctgatggagaggactgtggaggagcagaacCAGCCACgaactcagatccagatacacatttacaacctgagactgatgacaaGACTGGAGAGTCTTCTGAGACTGATGACTGA